The following proteins come from a genomic window of Limosilactobacillus reuteri:
- a CDS encoding RNA methyltransferase has protein sequence MHNLIFLTDLTGSDLDPYMRLNEAQLFHALEPNPGLFIAESPKVIERALRAGYRPASLLIEEKELERDLADLDHEMAINQTRGLEQTPIYVVNSKLLRQLAGGGYNLLRGALAAMHRVERPSLDNFLATMPSDHPRIAILESVVNPTNIGAIFRSAAALGIDGVIVTSDSADPLYRRASRVAMGTVFQVPWTYVDAKVWQSEGIDLLHRAGYKTAAMALRHNTVDIDDPQLAEEDRLAIILGSEGPGLKENTITQSDFTIKIPMATGVDSLNVAAASALAFWELGNRKVK, from the coding sequence ATGCATAATTTAATTTTTCTTACAGATCTTACAGGATCAGATTTGGATCCCTATATGCGACTTAATGAAGCACAACTTTTTCATGCTCTTGAACCTAATCCGGGTTTATTTATTGCAGAAAGTCCCAAAGTGATTGAACGAGCTTTACGAGCAGGTTATCGGCCAGCATCTCTTTTAATAGAAGAAAAGGAACTAGAGCGCGACTTGGCTGATTTAGATCATGAGATGGCAATTAACCAAACTAGGGGATTAGAACAAACGCCAATTTATGTAGTTAATAGTAAATTACTTCGGCAGTTGGCTGGTGGTGGTTATAATCTTTTACGAGGGGCATTAGCGGCGATGCACCGCGTCGAACGGCCAAGTCTAGATAACTTTTTGGCTACTATGCCCAGTGACCATCCGCGTATCGCAATTCTGGAAAGTGTTGTTAATCCCACCAACATTGGGGCGATTTTTCGCTCAGCCGCAGCTCTCGGAATTGATGGGGTGATTGTAACGAGTGACTCAGCTGATCCCCTTTATCGCCGAGCATCACGAGTAGCTATGGGAACGGTTTTCCAAGTACCATGGACCTATGTTGATGCTAAAGTTTGGCAGTCAGAAGGAATTGACCTTCTTCATCGAGCTGGCTATAAAACGGCCGCGATGGCTCTTCGTCATAACACGGTTGATATTGATGATCCTCAGTTAGCTGAGGAAGATAGATTAGCAATTATCCTTGGTTCAGAGGGGCCGGGATTAAAAGAAAATACAATTACGCAGAGTGATTTTACAATTAAGATCCCGATGGCTACGGGCGTTGATTCCTTAAATGTGGCGGCTGCCTCGGCCCTTGCTTTTTGGGAATTGGGTAATCGAAAAGTTAAATAA
- a CDS encoding IS5-like element ISLpl3 family transposase (programmed frameshift), whose amino-acid sequence MTTPKRYELEDAQWDRIKGYFPPYRTGRPSSLDNRTALNAILWLMRSGAPWRDLPERYGSWKTVYSRFRAWVSSNLFEQVFLKLIDDPDMENLSLDSTIVRAHQKATGGKKNAECMVENQAIGLSRGGRTTKIHALVDGLGNPLGFRLTGGQVHDSQVASELLEGFDISQSNIIADKAYGTAKLRQYIKDKAAVYTIPPKENTKDKWTCDYHVYCERHLIENFFNQLKNFRRIATRYDKLAHVYLATVYIASICILLK is encoded by the exons ATGACAACACCTAAACGATACGAACTGGAAGATGCTCAGTGGGACCGAATCAAAGGATACTTCCCGCCATACCGGACTGGCCGTCCATCAAGCCTAGACAACCGTACCGCCCTCAACGCTATCCTCTGGCTCATGCGCAGCGGGGCTCCTTGGCGTGATCTACCTGAACGCTATGGCTCTTGGAAAACGGTGTATAGTCGCTTCCGAGCCTGGGTAAGTTCAAACTTGTTCGAACAGGTTTTTCTCAAATTGATTGACGATCCCGACATGGAAAACTTGAGCTTAGATTCAACGATCGTTCGAGCGCATCAAAAGGCCACTGGGG GCAAAAAAAACGCCGAATGTATGGTCGAAAATCAAGCTATTGGACTAAGTCGAGGTGGCCGAACGACCAAGATTCACGCACTCGTTGACGGATTAGGGAATCCCTTGGGTTTTCGCCTAACAGGTGGTCAAGTACATGATAGCCAAGTTGCCAGTGAGTTGCTGGAAGGCTTCGATATTTCTCAATCAAATATTATCGCGGATAAAGCCTATGGCACCGCGAAACTTCGCCAGTATATTAAAGATAAAGCAGCCGTCTATACCATTCCGCCAAAGGAAAATACCAAAGACAAGTGGACCTGTGATTACCACGTTTATTGTGAGCGCCATTTGATTGAGAACTTCTTCAATCAGTTGAAGAACTTTCGTAGGATTGCAACGCGTTATGATAAGCTCGCTCATGTTTATCTGGCTACGGTTTACATTGCCTCAATTTGCATCTTACTTAAGTAG
- the guaA gene encoding glutamine-hydrolyzing GMP synthase, whose protein sequence is MANINLDAFDKIIVLDFGSQYNQLITRRLRDFGIYSELLSHKLTADEIKEINPKGIIFSGGPNSVYDPNAFKVDPEIFKLGIPILGICYGMQLMSYDLGGKVEKADNSEYGRADIEVLDDEAVLFKGLPKKQYVWMSHGDLVTQAPAGFEVTATSKNCPIASIADNDRKFYGVQFHPEVRNSEYGLDILRRFAFDVCGAKANWTMDDFIDMQIDEIRKEVGDKKVILGLSGGVDSSVTAVLIHKAIGDQLTCIFVDHGLLRKNEANQVMDALSRDLGVNIIKVDAADRFLGKLEGVTDPEQKRKIIGKEFIEVFNEEAKKIKDVDFLAQGTLYTDVIESGTDTAQTIKSHHNVGGLPKKLGFKLIEPLRKLFKDETRELGEKLGIPHELVWRQPFPGPGLGIRVIGEITPEKLEIVRESDAILREEIKKVGLDEEIWQYFTVLPGIRSVGVMGDGRTYDYAVAIRAVTSIDGMTADFAKIPWDVLQKISVRIVNEVDHVNRILYDVTSKPPSTIEYE, encoded by the coding sequence GTGGCAAACATCAATTTAGATGCGTTTGATAAGATTATTGTCTTGGATTTTGGTAGCCAATACAATCAATTGATTACTCGTCGGCTTCGTGATTTCGGTATTTATTCCGAATTGCTTTCTCATAAGTTGACTGCGGACGAGATCAAAGAGATTAATCCTAAGGGGATCATCTTCTCTGGTGGCCCTAACAGTGTTTATGATCCAAACGCATTCAAGGTCGATCCAGAAATCTTTAAGCTTGGTATTCCGATCTTAGGTATTTGTTATGGAATGCAATTAATGTCATACGACCTTGGCGGAAAGGTTGAAAAAGCTGATAACTCCGAATATGGACGAGCAGATATTGAAGTACTTGATGACGAGGCTGTATTATTCAAAGGTTTGCCAAAGAAGCAATATGTATGGATGAGCCATGGTGATTTAGTAACTCAAGCCCCAGCTGGTTTTGAAGTTACTGCTACTAGTAAGAACTGTCCAATTGCATCGATTGCTGATAATGACCGTAAGTTTTATGGTGTTCAATTCCACCCTGAAGTTCGTAATTCCGAATACGGATTAGACATTTTACGTCGCTTTGCTTTTGATGTTTGTGGCGCTAAAGCAAACTGGACGATGGATGATTTTATTGATATGCAGATTGATGAAATCCGCAAAGAAGTCGGTGACAAGAAGGTTATCTTAGGTCTTTCTGGTGGGGTTGATTCCAGTGTTACTGCCGTTTTGATCCATAAGGCAATTGGTGATCAACTTACTTGTATCTTTGTTGACCACGGACTGTTACGGAAGAACGAAGCTAACCAAGTGATGGATGCGTTGAGCCGCGACCTTGGTGTTAACATCATTAAGGTTGATGCCGCAGATCGTTTCTTAGGTAAGCTTGAAGGTGTTACTGATCCAGAACAAAAGCGGAAGATTATCGGTAAGGAATTTATCGAAGTCTTTAACGAAGAGGCCAAGAAGATTAAAGATGTTGATTTCTTAGCTCAAGGGACACTTTATACTGACGTAATTGAATCTGGAACAGACACCGCACAGACAATTAAGTCTCACCATAATGTTGGTGGATTGCCAAAGAAGCTTGGTTTCAAGTTAATTGAACCATTACGGAAGCTCTTTAAGGATGAAACCCGTGAACTGGGTGAAAAGCTTGGGATTCCACATGAATTAGTATGGCGTCAACCATTCCCAGGTCCAGGCCTTGGAATTCGGGTTATTGGCGAAATTACTCCTGAAAAGCTTGAGATTGTTCGTGAAAGTGATGCAATCCTTCGTGAAGAAATCAAGAAAGTTGGTCTTGATGAAGAAATTTGGCAATACTTTACTGTTTTACCAGGTATTCGTTCAGTTGGTGTTATGGGTGATGGCCGGACATATGACTATGCAGTTGCTATCCGGGCCGTTACTTCAATTGATGGGATGACAGCTGATTTTGCTAAGATTCCATGGGATGTTCTGCAAAAGATTTCAGTTCGAATCGTTAATGAAGTCGACCACGTTAATCGCATTCTTTACGATGTCACGAGTAAGCCACCTTCGACGATCGAGTATGAATAG
- a CDS encoding ATP-binding protein, which yields MFIRTKYLNQLINNMDQPTIKILVGVRRCGKTTILDQFRATLRRQEISPSQIQVINFEYLLENELCNPEYLLQFILDRLSKHQMNYIFLDEVEVVPQFARVVNALNSLSNTDVYITSSNKTILEKENLQQMTPYIIIPVFPCSFREYIKRNQQEADSQTLYQYLNEGGFPYTHEIHGPINLRNYVNGIINTIIITDFTQQATLCNPGLTKQLAHHLAHHAGTTQNISQIVDSLKRHHITTSNKTVDFYLQFLQTSFIFYPCKEYDFSRRHVKSTNIRYYPVDPSIRQALTLKKNVLSQRILENIVFIDLLSQGYQVYSGRIKDNEITFVAIKNDIFTCIQIAYSLADDGAYRRAISGLRQLSSKYKKLLITVKPALNYAGLDPDIEIIDLYSWLTN from the coding sequence ATGTTTATTCGGACAAAATATCTTAACCAACTAATAAACAACATGGACCAGCCAACAATTAAGATCCTCGTTGGGGTTCGTCGGTGTGGTAAAACAACTATTCTTGACCAGTTCCGAGCAACTCTTCGGCGACAAGAAATATCCCCAAGCCAAATTCAGGTGATCAACTTTGAATATCTCCTAGAAAATGAATTATGCAATCCAGAATATCTTTTACAATTTATCCTTGATCGGCTTAGTAAACACCAGATGAATTATATTTTTCTCGATGAAGTTGAAGTGGTTCCCCAGTTTGCCCGCGTTGTAAATGCCCTAAATTCACTCTCCAATACTGATGTCTATATTACAAGTTCCAACAAAACTATTCTGGAGAAAGAAAATCTTCAGCAAATGACTCCCTACATCATCATCCCCGTTTTCCCTTGCAGCTTCCGTGAATACATAAAAAGGAACCAACAAGAAGCTGATTCCCAAACGTTATATCAATATTTAAATGAGGGTGGTTTCCCCTATACTCACGAAATTCACGGTCCAATCAACCTCCGTAATTATGTGAATGGGATCATCAACACGATTATCATTACCGATTTCACCCAGCAAGCGACCCTTTGTAATCCAGGACTGACTAAACAACTTGCGCATCACCTAGCTCATCATGCTGGAACCACACAAAATATCTCTCAGATTGTTGATAGTCTTAAACGTCACCACATCACTACTTCCAATAAAACAGTCGATTTCTATTTGCAGTTCTTACAAACGTCCTTTATTTTTTACCCGTGCAAAGAGTATGATTTTTCTCGTCGCCATGTCAAAAGTACCAATATTCGTTATTATCCGGTAGATCCTAGTATTCGGCAAGCTCTTACGCTGAAAAAGAATGTCCTTTCTCAACGAATCCTTGAAAATATCGTCTTTATTGATTTGCTGAGTCAAGGCTACCAAGTATATAGTGGCCGCATCAAAGATAATGAGATTACCTTTGTCGCAATTAAAAATGATATCTTTACCTGTATTCAGATCGCTTATTCTCTTGCTGATGATGGTGCCTATCGTCGGGCGATCAGCGGATTACGGCAACTTTCCTCAAAATATAAAAAGCTTTTAATTACAGTAAAGCCAGCGCTCAATTACGCTGGCTTAGATCCTGATATTGAAATTATTGACTTATATAGTTGGCTAACCAATTAA
- the coaA gene encoding type I pantothenate kinase, whose amino-acid sequence MDEWMNYEQFDRQTWHGFFPTDSVRLTQGNLDEIKSLNDRISIEDVQYVYLPLIKLIQLRYQNFLEWQMQKANFLQRSTMRIPYIIGIAGSVAVGKSTIARLISILLNKMLPDKRVELMTTDGFLYPNAELKRRGIMDRKGFPESYDMERLLKFLNDVKAGEPVVKAPTYSHQVYDVQLDKPLVIDRPDILIVEGINTLQLPSNQQLYVSDYFDWSLYVDADPDLIEHWYLQRFGMLLDTAFTDPSNYYYPYSKGDRQEAFKMAKDVWQRVDLPNLREFILPTKSRANVILHKTTGHVVDKLYLRRG is encoded by the coding sequence ATGGATGAATGGATGAACTACGAACAATTTGATCGGCAAACATGGCACGGCTTTTTCCCAACTGATTCAGTGCGGTTAACCCAAGGCAACTTGGATGAAATTAAATCATTGAATGACCGAATTTCAATTGAGGATGTGCAGTATGTATATTTGCCACTAATAAAATTAATTCAACTGCGCTACCAGAACTTTTTGGAATGGCAGATGCAAAAGGCAAACTTTTTACAGCGTTCCACGATGCGCATTCCATATATTATTGGGATTGCGGGTTCGGTTGCAGTTGGGAAGAGCACCATCGCTCGGTTGATTAGTATTTTACTAAATAAGATGTTGCCTGATAAGCGGGTAGAATTAATGACGACGGATGGGTTCTTATATCCTAATGCAGAATTAAAACGGCGGGGGATCATGGATCGGAAAGGTTTTCCTGAATCATATGATATGGAAAGACTTCTAAAGTTTCTCAATGATGTCAAAGCAGGGGAACCAGTTGTTAAGGCACCTACATACTCGCATCAGGTTTATGATGTTCAACTGGATAAACCCTTGGTAATTGATCGTCCAGATATATTAATTGTAGAGGGGATCAACACATTGCAATTGCCAAGTAACCAGCAACTCTATGTCAGTGATTACTTTGACTGGTCATTGTACGTTGACGCAGATCCGGACTTGATTGAGCATTGGTATCTTCAACGATTTGGGATGCTGTTAGATACAGCCTTTACTGACCCGTCAAACTATTACTATCCTTATTCGAAGGGTGACCGCCAAGAAGCATTTAAAATGGCAAAAGATGTTTGGCAACGTGTCGACCTTCCTAATTTACGGGAATTTATCCTACCAACTAAGAGTCGTGCTAACGTAATTTTACACAAAACTACTGGCCATGTCGTGGATAAGCTTTACTTGCGACGGGGTTAA
- a CDS encoding LTA synthase family protein, whose product MKTALQKLRRVLNTKLGFFLLVVLLFCLKSYWAYQNEFNLGVKGSMQQFLLAFNTIPSALVFLGIALYFRGRLSYWMMLIINAALSTWLFANILYYREFSDFITFNVIKGSGAASNNLGKSLMGILRPEDFLVYLDVVILALILLFHFVRVDMRRFKVRYAMTITALGFVLFGVNLGMAESDRPQLLTRTFDNNYIVKYLGLEAYTVYDGVKTTNNSVVKARANRDELKPVLHFIHSNYAAPNVEYYGKAKGKNIFIIHLESLQQFMIDYKEDGQEVMPNLNKLYHANDTLAFDNFFHQVGQGKTSDAETMLENSLFGLPEGSAMVTDGTTNTFQSAPALLHQKLGYATASFHGDVPSFWNRDNAYKSFGYQYFFSKEYYPKTKDYDAGYGMKDKIFMKESAHYIEQLPQPFYAKIITVTNHYPYILDKKNKDIEAWKTGDDTVDPYIQTARYLDESLGEFLDYLDKTGLRQNSVLVLYGDHYGISNNHQPAIAQILGKKEVTNYDLAMFQKVPFMINMPGLKGGINHTYGGEIDVLPTLEDLLGISYKNYIQFGQDLLSPENKQIVPFRNGDWVTPKYTKYNGDYYYTKNGKQITHQTAAQRKEIGRIQKYVTTDLGLSDKVVNGDLLRFYKLPGFKKVDKKQYTYNLKKSLKNLQKQQKKQKTSLKSENNNQSTFDDYTTDAPELKDYPKLNFPKP is encoded by the coding sequence ATGAAAACAGCGTTGCAGAAGCTCCGCCGTGTCTTGAATACCAAGCTCGGTTTTTTTCTGCTTGTTGTACTTTTATTTTGTTTAAAGAGCTACTGGGCTTATCAAAATGAATTTAATTTAGGTGTAAAAGGAAGCATGCAACAATTCCTTTTAGCATTTAATACGATTCCAAGTGCCCTTGTATTTTTGGGAATTGCATTATATTTCCGTGGGCGCTTGTCCTATTGGATGATGTTGATAATTAATGCGGCATTATCGACATGGCTTTTTGCAAATATTTTGTACTATCGAGAATTTTCAGATTTCATTACCTTTAACGTAATAAAGGGATCTGGAGCGGCTTCAAATAATCTTGGTAAAAGTTTAATGGGAATATTACGTCCCGAAGACTTTTTAGTTTACTTAGATGTTGTAATTTTAGCACTCATCTTACTTTTCCATTTTGTCCGTGTTGATATGCGGCGTTTTAAAGTTAGATATGCGATGACGATTACTGCCCTTGGCTTCGTGCTATTTGGAGTTAACTTAGGAATGGCAGAAAGTGACCGTCCACAATTACTTACACGAACTTTTGATAATAACTATATTGTTAAGTATCTAGGGCTCGAAGCATATACAGTTTATGATGGAGTTAAGACGACTAATAACAGTGTAGTAAAAGCGCGTGCTAATCGCGACGAATTAAAGCCGGTTTTGCATTTCATTCATAGTAATTATGCTGCGCCAAACGTTGAATACTACGGTAAGGCTAAAGGAAAGAATATTTTTATCATTCACCTTGAAAGTCTCCAGCAATTCATGATCGACTATAAAGAAGATGGTCAAGAAGTAATGCCAAACCTGAATAAGTTGTACCATGCTAATGATACTTTGGCGTTTGATAATTTCTTCCACCAAGTTGGTCAAGGAAAGACGTCGGATGCAGAAACAATGCTCGAAAACTCGCTATTTGGTCTTCCAGAAGGATCAGCAATGGTTACTGATGGGACGACTAACACCTTCCAATCTGCACCTGCGCTTCTTCATCAAAAGCTAGGTTATGCGACGGCCTCATTCCACGGGGATGTTCCTAGTTTCTGGAACCGTGATAATGCTTATAAGTCTTTCGGTTACCAATATTTCTTTAGTAAAGAGTATTACCCAAAGACCAAGGATTATGATGCTGGATATGGAATGAAGGATAAGATCTTCATGAAAGAATCAGCTCACTATATCGAGCAGCTTCCACAACCATTCTATGCAAAGATCATCACAGTTACTAACCACTATCCATATATCCTCGATAAAAAGAATAAGGATATCGAAGCGTGGAAGACTGGTGATGACACGGTCGATCCTTATATTCAAACCGCACGATACTTAGATGAATCACTTGGCGAGTTTCTTGATTATCTTGACAAGACTGGATTACGGCAAAACAGTGTGTTAGTTCTTTATGGTGACCACTATGGAATTTCTAATAACCACCAACCAGCCATTGCGCAAATCTTAGGTAAGAAGGAAGTAACTAATTATGATCTAGCAATGTTCCAAAAAGTGCCATTTATGATTAATATGCCTGGCCTAAAAGGTGGGATTAACCATACTTATGGTGGTGAAATTGATGTTTTACCTACTCTTGAGGACTTGTTAGGAATTAGCTATAAGAATTATATTCAATTCGGACAAGACTTGCTTTCGCCAGAAAATAAGCAAATTGTACCGTTTAGAAATGGTGATTGGGTAACGCCAAAATACACTAAGTATAATGGTGACTACTATTACACTAAGAATGGTAAGCAAATTACTCACCAAACCGCAGCGCAACGTAAAGAAATTGGTAGGATTCAAAAATACGTTACAACTGATCTTGGATTATCAGATAAAGTCGTGAATGGTGACTTGCTTCGGTTCTACAAACTCCCAGGATTTAAGAAAGTTGATAAAAAACAATATACTTATAACCTTAAGAAGAGCTTGAAGAATTTACAGAAGCAGCAAAAGAAACAGAAGACAAGTTTGAAGTCGGAAAATAATAACCAGAGTACCTTCGATGATTACACAACCGATGCACCTGAGTTAAAGGATTATCCGAAATTAAACTTCCCTAAACCATAA
- a CDS encoding DMT family transporter: MLLLVAILWGSSYVFAKLTIQAGMHSGVINACRGTMCVIAGYIIFHKQINQMTWLDFKLGLLMGTINFLGYFLQTDALRYTTPAKNAFLTTLYVAIAPLILWLFWHERPQRKTYFAVALAIIGMAVITNVANTGLQLNFGDFLTVVSAIFWALQLIFFGKYAPKVSSPWVVIFMIGLCQGTFGWITTGLFERANLTQIYWVQALIPLAILAIVVTFLAQGMQITAQQYTDATSAGLLLMLESFFASTMSVIMGYDPLTPQLIWGGLILLLANAIMQINFQDVPFLRKQH, from the coding sequence ATGTTACTGCTAGTTGCTATTTTATGGGGAAGCAGCTACGTATTTGCCAAACTAACAATTCAAGCTGGAATGCATTCTGGAGTCATCAATGCTTGCCGGGGAACAATGTGTGTAATTGCTGGCTATATTATCTTCCATAAACAGATCAACCAAATGACTTGGCTGGATTTTAAGCTAGGACTCCTTATGGGAACAATCAATTTCCTGGGTTATTTTTTGCAGACTGATGCCCTCCGTTATACTACGCCGGCTAAAAATGCCTTCTTGACAACCTTATACGTTGCAATTGCTCCCTTGATTTTATGGCTATTTTGGCATGAACGTCCACAGCGGAAGACATATTTTGCGGTCGCCCTCGCGATTATCGGGATGGCCGTCATCACTAACGTTGCTAATACTGGGCTTCAATTAAATTTTGGTGACTTTCTAACTGTTGTTTCTGCTATCTTTTGGGCCTTACAATTAATCTTCTTTGGAAAGTACGCGCCGAAAGTTTCCAGTCCCTGGGTGGTAATTTTCATGATTGGTTTATGTCAAGGCACATTCGGCTGGATTACTACGGGACTATTTGAACGCGCCAACCTTACTCAAATTTATTGGGTCCAAGCTTTGATTCCCCTTGCCATTTTAGCTATTGTCGTAACTTTCTTAGCACAAGGGATGCAAATTACCGCTCAACAATATACCGATGCTACATCCGCTGGATTATTATTGATGCTAGAATCATTTTTTGCCAGCACCATGTCAGTTATCATGGGTTATGACCCCCTTACACCACAGCTAATTTGGGGTGGTTTGATCTTACTTTTAGCCAATGCAATTATGCAAATTAATTTCCAAGATGTACCATTTTTAAGAAAACAACATTAA